One window of Nicotiana tomentosiformis chromosome 11, ASM39032v3, whole genome shotgun sequence genomic DNA carries:
- the LOC104107187 gene encoding uncharacterized protein encodes MTNMRSRIAIPILGLLILFSAWEACMAEGDYLIYKDPTKPLNIRIRDLMSRMTLAEKIGQMTQLDRRILTSQIMKDYGIGSVLSGGGSVPKPEATAREWVDMVNEFQKGALSTRLGIPMIYGIDAVHGHNNVYKATVFPHNVGLGATRDPDLVKRIGAATALEVRATGIQYVFAPCIAVCRDPRWGRCYESYSEDPEIVKQMTEIIPGLQGDHPPRKAGIPYVAGKEKVAACAKHFVGDGGTTKGINENNTVTDWHTLLSIHMPGYYQSIIKGVSTVMVSYSSWNGVKMHAHHNLVTNFLKDTLKFRGFVISDWQGIDKITSPPHANYTHSVLTGVQAGIDMIMVPLNHTEFIDILTSLVNNNFIPMSRIDDAVRRILRVKFTMGLFENPLADYRLVKHLGSQAHRDLAREAVRKSLVLLKNGANADEPVLPLPKKATRILVAGSHANNLGYQCGGWTITWQGVEGNNVTLGTTILDAITATVDPSTEVVYSENPTTEFMESNKFSYAIVVVGELPYAETAGDSLNLTIPEQGITTMNNVCGSIKCVVVLISGRPLVVQPHLSNIDSLVAAWLPGTEGQGVADVLFGDYEFTGKLSRTWFKTVNQLPMNVGDSHYDPLFPFGFGLTTTATKAQDQIASR; translated from the exons ATGACAAACATGAGATCAAGAATTGCAATCCCTATATTGGGACTTCTGATATTATTCTCTGCGTGGGAAGCATGCATGGCAGAAGGAGATTACTTGATTTACAAGGATCCTACGAAGCCGCTAAATATACGTATAAGGGATCTAATGAGTCGAATGACATTGGCAGAAAAAATAGGGCAGATGACACAGCTCGATAGAAGAATTTTGACATCGCAAATTATGAAAGATTATGGAATTGGTAGTGTACTGAGTGGTGGAGGAAGTGTGCCAAAACCTGAAGCGACAGCCCGAGAATGGGTTGATATGGTGAATGAGTTTCAAAAGGGAGCATTATCTACTAGGCTTGGGATCCCTATGATTTATGGGATTGATGCAGTTCATGGACATAATAATGTTTATAAGGCTACTGTTTTTCCTCATAATGTTGGCCTTGGTGCAACCAG AGATCCAGACCTTGTGAAAAGAATTGGTGCAGCAACTGCTCTTGAAGTTAGAGCTACTGGCATTCAATATGTTTTTGCTCCATGCATCGCG GTATGCAGAGATCCAAGATGGGGTAGGTGCTATGAAAGTTACAGCGAGGATCCAGAAATTGTGAAACAAATGACTGAAATTATCCCTGGATTACAAGGGGACCATCCTCCTCGTAAAGCAGGCATTCCTTATGTAGCTGGAAA GGAAAAAGTAGCAGCTTGTGCAAAACACTTTGTTGGAGATGGTGGTACAACAAAAGGGATCAATGAGAATAATACAGTGACAGATTGGCATACATTGCTAAGTATTCACATGCCTGGTTATTATCAATCAATTATCAAAGGAGTTTCAACTGTTATGGTGTCTTATTCAAGTTGGAATGGTGTCAAGATGCATGCACATCATAATCTTGTTACCAATTTCCTCAAGGATACCTTAAAATTCAGG GGATTTGTCATCTCCGATTGGCAAGGAATTGACAAAATAACTTCACCACCTCATGCAAATTACACACATTCAGTGCTCACTGGGGTTCAAGCCGGCATTGACATG ATTATGGTCCCTCTAAACCATACGGAATTTATTGATATATTGACCTCGTTGGTGAATAATAATTTTATTCCCATGAGCCGAATTGATGATGCAGTGAGGAGGATCTTGAGAGTCAAATTTACCATGGGTCTTTTTGAGAATCCTTTGGCTGATTATAGATTAGTTAAACATCTCGGAAGCCAG GCACATAGAGATTTGGCAAGAGAAGCAGTAAGAAAATCACTAGTATTACTGAAGAATGGGGCAAATGCAGATGAGCCTGTACTTCCACTGCCTAAGAAGGCAACACGAATATTAGTGGCTGGATCTCATGCCAACAATTTGGGCTATCAATGTGGTGGTTGGACTATTACTTGGCAAGGAGTTGAAGGAAACAATGTCACACTTG ggACAACCATTTTGGATGCTATAACTGCTACCGTTGATCCAAGCACAGAAGTAGTCTACAGTGAAAATCCGACCACAGAATTTATGGAATCCAACAAATTCTCATACGCAATAGTGGTAGTAGGTGAACTACCTTATGCTGAAACAGCAGGAGACAGCTTGAACTTAACTATTCCTGAGCAAGGAATAACAACAATGAACAATGTCTGTGGAAGTATAAAATGTGTAGTGGTTTTAATTTCAGGGAGGCCATTAGTTGTGCAACCACATTTAAGTAACATTGATTCACTTGTTGCTGCTTGGTTACCTGGTACTGAAGGACAAGGAGTTGCTGATGTATTATTTGGTGATTATGAGTTTACTGGAAAATTGTCAAGAACTTGGTTCAAGACTGTGAACCAATTGCCAATGAATGTTGGTGATTCACACTATGATCCACTTTTCCCATTTGGGTTTGGACTTACTACTACGGCTACTAAAGCCCAGGACCAAATTGCTTCTAGATAG